The proteins below come from a single Natranaerofaba carboxydovora genomic window:
- a CDS encoding response regulator transcription factor, with protein MEHQLLIIEDDTELCNMLKISLEHKGFNVELAYNGDEGIEKIKSNKYSLIILDVMLPKKDGWEVCQKIRSSEHNSKTPILMLTAKVEEDDKILGLKLGADDYVTKPFSPRELTARVEALIRRANDFEEKDNAYQYRDLTIDPNTYKVIVNDSELQLTHKEFELLLTLCKDYGVVFSRDKLLEKIWGFSFIGGTRTVDEHIKRLRKKIESKSDYTFIQTVWGVGYKFEVKENANN; from the coding sequence GTGGAACACCAATTATTAATAATTGAGGATGATACAGAACTATGTAACATGTTAAAAATATCTCTAGAACATAAAGGCTTTAACGTTGAGTTGGCATATAATGGCGATGAAGGGATAGAAAAAATAAAAAGCAATAAATATTCTCTTATTATATTAGATGTAATGTTACCTAAAAAAGATGGCTGGGAAGTATGTCAAAAAATAAGAAGCAGCGAGCATAATTCCAAAACTCCTATTTTAATGTTAACTGCAAAAGTTGAAGAAGATGATAAAATATTAGGTCTAAAATTAGGAGCAGACGATTATGTAACAAAACCGTTTAGCCCTAGAGAGCTAACAGCCAGGGTTGAAGCACTTATAAGAAGAGCAAATGATTTTGAAGAAAAAGACAACGCCTATCAATATAGAGATTTAACAATTGATCCTAATACTTATAAAGTAATCGTTAACGATAGTGAACTTCAGTTAACACATAAAGAATTTGAACTACTGCTTACATTATGTAAAGATTATGGAGTAGTATTTAGTAGAGACAAATTATTAGAAAAAATCTGGGGGTTTTCTTTCATTGGCGGAACCAGAACAGTTGATGAGCATATCAAAAGACTAAGAAAAAAAATAGAATCTAAAAGTGATTATACTTTTATTCAAACTGTTTGGGGAGTAGGATATAAATTCGAGGTGAAGGAAAATGCAAATAATTGA
- a CDS encoding C-GCAxxG-C-C family (seleno)protein, producing the protein MAEELGDPFNLIPPEMYAHFSGGIAGYGSLCGCLSVAASAIGMVSDRETQGKLTQELFKWYKDEAHPCWTPEGEEEYPREVVNSILCHVSVTKWLKHAAEEFGERVEFSGEERGERCARVTAATCKKAIELLNAEADGVFESEHNLTDDVEDCMTCHGDEGDATVTHGSDSCLECHSDVDISDDHGGLDINEMKDKIDQIK; encoded by the coding sequence ATGGCGGAAGAGTTAGGAGATCCTTTTAACCTAATTCCACCAGAAATGTATGCACACTTTTCTGGTGGTATAGCTGGCTATGGCTCGCTCTGTGGCTGTCTTTCTGTAGCTGCATCAGCTATTGGCATGGTTTCAGACAGAGAAACTCAAGGGAAGTTAACTCAGGAGCTCTTTAAATGGTACAAGGATGAGGCTCATCCATGTTGGACTCCTGAAGGGGAAGAAGAATACCCTAGGGAAGTAGTAAATTCCATTTTATGTCATGTTTCTGTAACCAAATGGTTAAAACACGCTGCAGAAGAATTTGGAGAAAGAGTTGAGTTCAGTGGCGAAGAACGTGGTGAAAGATGTGCCAGGGTCACAGCGGCAACCTGCAAGAAAGCAATTGAGCTTTTAAATGCCGAGGCAGATGGTGTCTTTGAATCCGAACATAACTTAACTGATGATGTAGAAGATTGTATGACCTGTCATGGCGATGAAGGTGATGCAACAGTTACTCACGGAAGCGACAGCTGCTTAGAGTGCCACAGTGATGTAGACATTAGCGATGATCATGGCGGACTAGACATAAATGAAATGAAAGATAAAATAGATCAAATAAAATAA
- a CDS encoding nucleoside-triphosphatase yields the protein MNNILLTGRPGIGKTTVIMKSIELIKTPVVGFFTEELRDSNNNKRVGFRIVSTR from the coding sequence GTGAATAATATTCTCTTGACAGGCAGACCAGGGATTGGTAAGACTACTGTTATAATGAAAAGTATAGAGCTCATTAAAACTCCGGTAGTGGGATTTTTTACAGAAGAACTTAGAGATAGCAACAACAATAAAAGGGTTGGTTTTAGAATTGTATCTACCCGATGA
- a CDS encoding nitroreductase family protein, translated as MIDNNKLDLIFERRSVRKYKDKKIEDEKVEKILQAAMAAPTAMNKQPWFFVVIRDEIVLKQLSTVHPYAGMIKDASACIVVCGDKKEEYWIQDCSAAMQNILLAATALNIGSVWIGIYPKQERIEKTSQLIDLEEGYLPLGLAVLGYPDEIKGTDTKYRRDKVRYMN; from the coding sequence ATGATTGATAATAATAAGCTTGATTTAATATTTGAAAGAAGAAGTGTTCGAAAATATAAAGATAAAAAAATAGAAGATGAGAAGGTTGAAAAGATATTACAGGCTGCAATGGCAGCACCTACTGCCATGAATAAGCAGCCCTGGTTTTTTGTAGTTATTCGTGATGAAATTGTTTTGAAACAATTATCTACAGTTCATCCTTATGCAGGAATGATAAAAGATGCTTCTGCATGTATTGTAGTTTGTGGCGATAAAAAGGAAGAATACTGGATTCAAGATTGTTCAGCAGCAATGCAAAATATTTTGTTAGCAGCGACGGCACTTAACATTGGAAGTGTATGGATAGGGATATATCCTAAGCAGGAAAGAATAGAAAAAACTTCTCAATTAATAGATTTAGAAGAAGGTTACTTACCCCTTGGCCTTGCTGTGCTTGGTTATCCAGATGAAATTAAGGGAACAGATACTAAATACCGTCGTGACAAAGTTAGATATATGAACTAA
- a CDS encoding tungsten cofactor oxidoreductase radical SAM maturase → MDLEKINLDFEKDYIKINQGDGIKLVPKKANVKKLYIELTTECNFDCITCIRNSWDEAPGHMPGKTLSKILKQIDELSELHTVHLGGFGEPSMHPEFLNVLETIKQKNIKAEFITNGNALKEEYANKILEIGVDRIIISVDAPEKESFEKIRLDSDFEQLINRIEYINSLKKQKKSKKPELWIEFVAMKSNYKMLPDLVKMAGKYMIDSIIVTNLLPYTKDMVNEILYDANEDDLDIGSGGGLIYFKSKLPEMKLRTTRYCNFVESNSMVISRYGQVSPCYSFLHQQPEYIYGRKKLNKKHYFGDTNKESLKDIWQKEDYIKYRSNVKDAYFPSCTDCKYLEGCSMTDDNSLDCWGNSPTCADCLWYRGIIICP, encoded by the coding sequence TTGGATTTAGAAAAAATAAATCTTGATTTTGAAAAAGATTATATAAAAATAAATCAAGGCGATGGAATAAAATTAGTCCCAAAAAAAGCTAATGTCAAAAAACTGTATATTGAGCTAACAACCGAATGTAATTTTGACTGTATAACTTGCATACGAAATTCTTGGGATGAAGCCCCTGGTCATATGCCAGGCAAAACACTGTCCAAAATATTAAAGCAGATTGATGAGCTTTCTGAGCTGCATACTGTTCATCTTGGTGGCTTTGGCGAACCGTCTATGCACCCTGAATTTCTTAATGTCTTAGAAACTATTAAACAAAAAAATATCAAAGCTGAATTTATTACAAATGGCAATGCCCTTAAAGAAGAATATGCAAACAAAATCCTAGAGATAGGTGTAGATAGAATAATTATATCTGTCGATGCACCAGAAAAAGAATCCTTTGAAAAGATTAGACTTGATTCTGATTTTGAACAATTAATTAACAGAATTGAGTATATTAATTCCTTAAAGAAACAAAAAAAATCAAAGAAACCTGAATTATGGATTGAATTTGTCGCAATGAAAAGCAATTACAAAATGCTCCCTGACCTGGTTAAAATGGCTGGAAAATATATGATTGATTCCATAATAGTGACTAACTTACTACCCTACACCAAGGATATGGTTAACGAAATTTTGTACGATGCAAATGAAGATGATCTAGACATTGGTAGTGGTGGAGGTTTAATTTATTTCAAATCCAAACTACCTGAAATGAAGCTTAGAACCACTAGATACTGTAACTTCGTTGAGTCAAATTCAATGGTAATTAGTAGATATGGACAAGTAAGCCCCTGTTATTCTTTTTTACATCAGCAGCCTGAGTATATATACGGACGAAAAAAGCTCAACAAAAAACATTATTTCGGCGATACAAATAAAGAAAGTCTTAAAGATATATGGCAAAAGGAAGATTATATAAAATATCGTTCCAACGTCAAAGATGCCTATTTCCCTTCTTGTACTGATTGCAAATATTTAGAAGGATGTTCAATGACAGACGACAATTCTCTTGACTGCTGGGGGAACTCTCCTACCTGTGCAGATTGTTTATGGTACCGAGGTATAATAATCTGCCCTTAA
- a CDS encoding aldehyde ferredoxin oxidoreductase family protein — protein MKIYRVNLNTEEVKTEEVPESYAPLGGRALTSQVISDEVDPGAHPLGENNKLVFAPGLLSGTRAPSSGRLSVGSISPLTGGIKESNAGGTAAQYFGKLNIKALIVEGAKDDGKNVLVVNKDGVKLEKVDGLKGLGNYEAGDKLREKYGKNVSVMTIGPAGEHKMTAASIAVSDIDKNPARAAGRGGLGAVMGSKGLKAIVIDDTDAPGVVMHDEDAFKKASKKFSKIILDHPVSGEALRNYGTAVLINILNEAGGLPTKNFESGRYDKADDTSGETMVDIIKKRGGKASHSCHPGCIMGCSQIYNDEDGNYFTAGFEYETVWAFGANCLINDMDAIAYYDRCCDDIGLDTIETGVTMGVAMEAGIIEFGDKDGVKRLFDEEIRKATPLGRLLGSGSKVTGQTYGVTRVPEVKGQGIPAYDPRAVKGVGVTYATSTQGADHTAGYSVTANILKVGGEVDPLKKEGQTELSKNLQVATAAIDSTGLCLFVAFAVLDNEEAVPTIVDMLNAQYGISLTPDDVTELGKQILKVERNYNKKLGFTREDDRMPEFFQKEKLPPHDVTFDFTDEELDSVYQDLE, from the coding sequence TTGAAAATTTATCGTGTAAACCTCAATACTGAGGAAGTAAAGACAGAAGAAGTCCCTGAGAGCTACGCCCCACTAGGTGGAAGAGCTTTGACCTCTCAGGTAATAAGTGACGAAGTAGACCCGGGAGCTCACCCACTTGGTGAAAACAACAAACTAGTATTTGCGCCTGGTCTATTGTCAGGAACAAGGGCACCAAGCTCCGGACGTCTATCAGTAGGAAGCATCAGCCCTCTAACAGGAGGAATTAAAGAGAGTAACGCAGGCGGAACAGCTGCACAGTATTTTGGCAAATTAAATATAAAAGCACTCATAGTAGAAGGTGCTAAAGATGACGGCAAAAACGTCCTTGTAGTAAATAAAGACGGAGTAAAATTAGAAAAAGTTGACGGCCTAAAAGGCCTCGGTAACTACGAAGCAGGGGACAAGCTAAGAGAAAAATACGGCAAAAACGTCTCGGTTATGACCATTGGCCCTGCCGGAGAACACAAGATGACAGCAGCAAGTATCGCAGTCTCAGATATAGACAAAAACCCGGCAAGAGCAGCAGGCAGAGGTGGCCTTGGGGCTGTTATGGGCTCAAAAGGGCTAAAAGCTATAGTCATAGACGATACCGATGCACCTGGCGTAGTAATGCATGACGAAGATGCCTTCAAAAAAGCAAGTAAAAAGTTCTCCAAGATTATCCTTGACCACCCGGTATCAGGAGAAGCCCTAAGAAACTACGGTACCGCTGTACTAATCAACATCCTAAATGAAGCTGGTGGCCTACCCACTAAGAACTTCGAATCAGGAAGATATGACAAAGCAGATGACACAAGCGGTGAAACCATGGTAGATATAATCAAAAAACGTGGTGGCAAAGCAAGTCACTCCTGCCATCCTGGATGTATAATGGGATGCAGCCAGATCTACAACGATGAAGATGGTAACTACTTCACTGCAGGATTCGAATACGAAACAGTCTGGGCTTTTGGGGCTAACTGCTTGATTAACGATATGGACGCTATAGCATACTATGACAGATGCTGTGATGATATCGGCCTTGACACCATAGAAACAGGTGTAACCATGGGTGTTGCCATGGAAGCTGGAATAATAGAATTTGGCGACAAAGACGGGGTAAAAAGACTTTTTGACGAAGAGATCAGAAAAGCCACACCTCTTGGAAGACTCCTTGGTTCAGGTTCAAAAGTAACCGGCCAAACTTACGGGGTTACCCGTGTACCTGAAGTAAAAGGACAGGGTATACCCGCTTATGACCCAAGAGCTGTCAAAGGTGTGGGTGTAACTTACGCTACAAGTACCCAGGGCGCTGACCACACAGCAGGCTACTCTGTAACTGCTAATATCCTAAAAGTCGGTGGAGAAGTAGACCCACTGAAAAAAGAAGGCCAAACAGAACTATCCAAAAACCTTCAGGTAGCTACAGCTGCAATTGATTCTACAGGGCTTTGCCTCTTTGTAGCTTTTGCAGTACTTGACAACGAAGAAGCTGTGCCTACTATAGTGGATATGCTTAATGCGCAGTACGGTATCAGCCTTACACCTGACGATGTAACAGAGCTTGGCAAACAAATCCTTAAGGTAGAGCGTAACTACAACAAAAAACTAGGCTTTACCAGGGAAGATGATAGAATGCCTGAATTCTTCCAGAAAGAAAAGCTGCCACCACACGATGTTACTTTTGACTTTACAGATGAGGAGCTTGACTCTGTTTATCAGGATTTAGAATAA
- a CDS encoding glycosyl hydrolase family 18 protein, giving the protein MTQEPLPEEKTEEEELKANLQNEIKKKKHFRFFWINIVIGVVLTIILLVILLYLAPGRQEASPYPPTDETRLIFEDKDLGTEHTLQKDDETYISKVFLKEHIDPYIHYDENGDYVTITSHEKVFQMQTDQLTAYVNEEETELNFPPTIHEDQPYLPADVLQEVYPVEVHYFEEDNLALLENLEEQALKGNVKENETGILREGPSIRKGIIDRLDEGEEVIIYSEENNWFFDWYYVRTPDGYLGYISKDDLTLDDVTFREAVKKETPRHVPNISMGEPISLTWEHVITNTPNPDEMPLLSGVNVISPTWFHLNNSKGELDNVADKSFVYWAHQNDKQVWALISNRFDPAKTHEFLRDPNARQNTINQLLLFSEIYNLDGINFDFENIKLKDRDYYTQFIREATPFLREQDLVVSVDVTFISESENWSKSYDRKALAHTVDFVMVMAYDEHWGDSPVAGSVASLPWVENNLEEILKKIPGEQLVLGIPFYTRLWKEEENETGEIEVSSSAYGMDRIKEILDEHDADITFDEDTKQYYAEYTNDDNRYRTWLETPESIKKRIDLVHEYDLAGVASWRRGFETDDIWDVIKENLYRPTSE; this is encoded by the coding sequence ATGACTCAAGAACCTTTGCCTGAAGAGAAAACTGAAGAAGAAGAATTAAAAGCAAATTTACAAAACGAAATTAAAAAAAAGAAACATTTTCGGTTTTTTTGGATTAATATTGTAATTGGCGTAGTATTAACTATAATTTTACTTGTAATATTACTTTATCTAGCACCAGGAAGACAAGAAGCTTCACCTTATCCACCCACTGATGAAACAAGATTAATCTTTGAAGATAAGGATTTAGGAACAGAACACACTCTACAAAAAGATGATGAAACTTATATTTCAAAAGTATTTCTAAAAGAACATATCGATCCCTATATTCACTACGATGAAAACGGTGATTACGTAACAATAACATCACATGAAAAAGTTTTTCAAATGCAAACAGACCAGCTCACTGCATATGTTAACGAAGAAGAAACAGAATTAAACTTCCCCCCAACAATCCATGAAGACCAACCTTATCTCCCTGCAGATGTACTACAAGAGGTTTATCCGGTCGAGGTACATTATTTTGAAGAAGATAATCTGGCATTATTAGAAAATCTTGAAGAACAGGCTTTAAAAGGTAATGTAAAAGAAAATGAAACAGGCATTTTGCGTGAGGGCCCTTCCATTAGGAAGGGCATTATTGACAGATTAGACGAAGGGGAAGAAGTAATAATCTATTCAGAGGAAAACAACTGGTTTTTTGATTGGTATTATGTACGCACTCCTGATGGCTATCTAGGATACATATCAAAAGATGATTTAACCTTAGACGATGTAACTTTTAGAGAAGCTGTCAAAAAAGAAACCCCTCGCCATGTTCCAAACATATCTATGGGAGAACCAATTAGCCTTACCTGGGAACATGTCATAACAAATACACCAAATCCTGATGAAATGCCTTTACTTTCGGGAGTCAATGTAATAAGTCCCACATGGTTTCACCTTAATAACTCAAAAGGTGAGCTTGATAATGTAGCAGACAAATCATTTGTCTACTGGGCCCACCAAAATGATAAGCAGGTTTGGGCTCTTATTTCTAATAGATTTGATCCCGCAAAAACACATGAGTTTTTGCGGGATCCAAATGCAAGACAAAATACCATAAATCAACTTTTATTGTTTTCTGAAATTTATAACCTAGATGGTATTAACTTCGATTTTGAAAATATAAAATTAAAAGACCGGGATTACTACACCCAATTTATAAGAGAAGCCACCCCATTTTTAAGAGAGCAAGATCTCGTGGTATCTGTTGATGTAACATTTATATCTGAAAGCGAAAATTGGTCAAAAAGTTATGACCGAAAAGCCCTTGCCCATACAGTAGATTTTGTTATGGTCATGGCCTATGACGAGCACTGGGGAGACAGCCCTGTAGCTGGCTCTGTTGCGAGTCTTCCCTGGGTCGAAAATAACTTAGAAGAAATCCTGAAAAAAATACCAGGTGAACAATTAGTACTTGGCATTCCTTTTTACACAAGGTTATGGAAAGAAGAAGAGAATGAAACAGGCGAAATAGAAGTCTCTTCAAGTGCTTATGGTATGGACAGAATAAAAGAGATCCTCGATGAACACGACGCTGATATAACTTTTGACGAAGATACAAAGCAATACTATGCCGAATACACAAACGATGATAATAGGTATCGTACATGGTTAGAAACACCCGAATCTATCAAAAAGCGTATTGATCTAGTTCACGAATATGACCTTGCAGGAGTTGCATCCTGGAGAAGAGGTTTTGAGACAGATGATATTTGGGACGTAATAAAAGAAAACCTATATAGACCTACATCAGAGTAA
- a CDS encoding sensor histidine kinase encodes MQIIDKIKPKSLFSKLISSYMIIIFVTLLILGGIMSYLLEQHFYGAREWEINSQAQKAASMLEEPIIEKNASEIIEKTATLSKSFESNINVYDSNGNVITKANYIDDTDNDARDNDDNVNIEKNEKEHVLKGNSFTKKVFGPQAKRLLVAIPITVENESVHATTTQIAASDEDEILGFVTLNAPLIGFEDTLASIFRITLISGAIAVFFATIFAFTISRNITKPLKHINESAKKLASGNYKQVGEENIKENEDELNKVSKTFNVAANQIDQTIKEQKKLAVYRKNLVDNASHEFRAPLSTIRGYCELLIDGILPREKQKKYIQIIMNNTLNLNKMVDELLELSNLESGSINLENEKLTPEKIAKQNHENILPMADEKSQNIELQILNDKNDLGYFLGDVTRVNQILSNILKNAVQFTQPGGKIKFSVGAENNFVVYTIEDNGKGIPEEEMQNIFQRFYKLDKSRNDNSTTGLGLAIVNELVKAHDGDIKVESKVEEGSIFKVYFPRYES; translated from the coding sequence ATGCAAATAATTGATAAAATAAAACCTAAATCTCTATTTTCTAAATTAATAAGCAGCTATATGATCATTATTTTTGTTACACTTCTAATTCTTGGCGGGATTATGTCTTATTTATTAGAGCAGCATTTTTATGGTGCAAGAGAATGGGAGATAAATTCGCAAGCTCAAAAAGCGGCTTCTATGCTCGAAGAACCCATAATTGAAAAAAATGCTTCAGAAATAATTGAAAAAACTGCTACTCTATCAAAATCATTTGAGTCTAACATTAATGTGTATGATAGCAATGGCAATGTTATAACAAAGGCTAACTATATAGATGACACAGATAACGACGCAAGGGATAACGATGATAATGTAAACATCGAAAAAAATGAAAAAGAACACGTTTTAAAAGGTAATTCTTTCACCAAAAAAGTATTTGGACCTCAAGCAAAAAGACTTTTGGTTGCAATACCTATCACAGTAGAGAATGAATCAGTTCATGCAACTACAACTCAAATCGCTGCATCTGATGAAGATGAAATACTTGGCTTTGTAACCTTAAACGCTCCTTTGATTGGTTTTGAGGATACTTTAGCAAGTATTTTTAGAATAACTTTAATTTCGGGGGCAATAGCTGTATTTTTTGCTACAATATTTGCCTTTACAATCTCAAGAAATATCACCAAGCCTTTAAAGCATATTAACGAGTCAGCCAAAAAATTAGCTTCAGGCAATTATAAACAAGTAGGAGAAGAAAACATCAAAGAAAACGAAGATGAACTAAATAAAGTTTCAAAAACTTTCAATGTCGCTGCAAATCAAATAGATCAGACCATCAAAGAGCAAAAAAAGCTCGCAGTCTATCGAAAAAATCTAGTTGATAACGCTTCGCATGAGTTTAGAGCACCTTTAAGTACAATCAGAGGATATTGCGAATTATTGATAGATGGTATTTTGCCAAGAGAAAAACAAAAAAAATATATCCAAATCATTATGAATAATACTTTGAATTTAAATAAGATGGTCGACGAGTTATTGGAACTATCCAATTTAGAAAGCGGCAGTATAAACCTTGAAAATGAAAAGTTAACACCAGAAAAAATAGCCAAGCAAAATCACGAAAATATATTACCTATGGCGGACGAAAAGTCACAGAATATTGAATTACAAATTTTAAATGACAAAAATGATTTAGGTTACTTTCTAGGTGATGTAACAAGAGTAAATCAAATACTCTCTAATATATTAAAAAACGCTGTACAATTTACGCAGCCAGGAGGTAAAATAAAATTTAGCGTTGGGGCAGAAAACAATTTTGTTGTGTATACAATCGAAGACAATGGAAAAGGCATACCTGAAGAAGAAATGCAAAATATATTTCAAAGGTTTTACAAGTTAGATAAATCCAGGAATGACAATTCAACTACTGGTCTTGGGTTAGCTATCGTTAACGAACTTGTAAAAGCTCATGATGGAGATATTAAAGTTGAAAGCAAAGTTGAAGAAGGTAGCATTTTTAAAGTTTATTTCCCAAGATACGAAAGTTAA
- a CDS encoding DUF3786 domain-containing protein — protein sequence MEEKNISALIKAKEEFKEGDPFLMADCSGAVFEEIEEGRGIFKLRYLNQDYIIKFPEGEFAFADDFKEDKFQLEKNGCGRPVNKETNIEDEEDHTGDTILISDQVLMLYYLRNASGLPPKGRWINFLELPQGGHHHSCFIEDAITPLVKKLAGKKENFFKGVEALGGEKGEMGDYGAIIPVFPKLNQAFIIWEADDEFSANGNILFDAIISTYLDTASIYVMGINATLRLINRALL from the coding sequence TTGGAAGAAAAAAATATAAGTGCCTTAATAAAAGCTAAGGAAGAATTTAAAGAAGGTGATCCATTTTTGATGGCCGATTGCAGCGGGGCTGTGTTTGAAGAGATTGAAGAGGGGAGGGGTATTTTTAAGCTAAGATATTTGAACCAGGATTATATAATCAAGTTTCCAGAGGGTGAGTTCGCTTTTGCAGACGATTTCAAAGAAGACAAATTTCAACTTGAGAAAAATGGGTGTGGTAGACCAGTTAATAAAGAAACAAATATAGAAGATGAAGAGGATCATACGGGTGACACAATACTTATCAGCGATCAGGTTCTTATGCTTTATTATTTAAGAAATGCAAGTGGGCTTCCCCCAAAAGGCAGATGGATTAACTTTTTGGAACTGCCCCAAGGGGGGCATCACCATAGCTGTTTTATAGAAGATGCAATTACTCCGCTTGTAAAAAAACTAGCAGGGAAAAAGGAGAATTTTTTCAAGGGAGTAGAAGCCCTTGGTGGAGAAAAAGGTGAAATGGGAGATTACGGTGCCATTATTCCAGTTTTTCCAAAATTAAATCAAGCATTTATTATTTGGGAAGCTGATGATGAGTTTTCTGCCAATGGGAATATTTTATTTGATGCGATAATTTCTACTTATTTGGATACGGCATCTATCTATGTTATGGGCATTAATGCAACCTTAAGATTAATTAATCGTGCTTTACTCTGA
- a CDS encoding cyclophilin-like fold protein has protein sequence MKKIQISTSQVKVKAYLNDSHTADVIWDNLPLSGKVNTWGDEIYFGVPINEKEENPVAEVNIGDLAYWPDGNFFCIFFGKTPISTDSSIKPAGPVNIVGKVDGDPTELKKVSDGEKIQVDKV, from the coding sequence TTGAAAAAAATTCAAATCAGTACTTCCCAGGTTAAAGTAAAAGCTTATTTGAACGATAGTCATACTGCAGATGTTATTTGGGACAACCTACCTCTTAGCGGCAAAGTAAACACATGGGGAGATGAGATCTATTTCGGTGTCCCTATTAACGAAAAAGAAGAAAACCCTGTCGCTGAAGTTAATATTGGTGACCTTGCTTACTGGCCCGATGGTAATTTCTTTTGTATTTTCTTTGGCAAAACTCCTATATCAACAGACTCATCCATCAAACCTGCAGGACCAGTTAATATCGTCGGCAAAGTGGACGGGGATCCAACCGAACTAAAAAAAGTATCTGATGGAGAAAAAATCCAGGTCGACAAAGTTTAG
- a CDS encoding iron-containing alcohol dehydrogenase → MEKTYSFFMPTVNLMGPGTFNQAGERMKSLNCKKALIVTDKGIKDLGMADELKEVIKKEGLEAVVYADTAPNPTDKNVAEGEKMFKDENCDIVVSLGGGSSHDCGKGVRIVASNGGNIRDYEGLDQSEKADVPMIAINTTAGTASEMTRFCIITDTERKIKMAIVDWRTTPDVSINDPLTMMKKPPQLTAATGMDALTHAVEGYVSVDHTPVTDAVALKAIRLISENLRTAVANGDDFEARDNMAYAQFLAGMAFNNAGLGFVHAMAHQLGGFYDLPHGVCNAILLPHVESFNLIASPERFKNIAEAMGENVEGLSDREAAEVALEAIKTLSVDIGIPEGLEELGVKEKDVQIMAENAMKDVCSLANPRKAKLEDIVEIFKGAI, encoded by the coding sequence ATGGAAAAGACGTATAGTTTTTTCATGCCAACTGTAAACTTAATGGGACCGGGAACTTTTAATCAAGCGGGAGAAAGAATGAAGTCTCTAAACTGCAAAAAAGCACTTATTGTAACCGACAAAGGTATAAAAGACCTTGGAATGGCTGATGAGCTAAAAGAGGTAATAAAAAAAGAAGGTTTGGAAGCAGTAGTTTATGCTGATACAGCTCCTAACCCCACAGATAAAAATGTCGCAGAAGGCGAAAAAATGTTTAAAGATGAAAACTGCGACATAGTAGTCTCCCTTGGAGGCGGAAGCAGCCACGACTGCGGAAAAGGAGTTAGAATCGTAGCATCTAACGGAGGTAACATAAGAGATTACGAAGGTCTTGATCAATCCGAAAAAGCAGATGTACCTATGATTGCTATTAACACCACAGCCGGGACTGCTTCAGAGATGACCCGTTTTTGCATTATAACTGACACAGAAAGAAAAATCAAAATGGCTATTGTAGATTGGAGAACTACTCCTGATGTTTCGATAAATGATCCTCTAACTATGATGAAAAAACCTCCTCAACTAACTGCCGCAACTGGAATGGACGCTTTGACACACGCTGTGGAAGGTTATGTTTCTGTAGATCACACTCCTGTTACTGATGCTGTAGCACTAAAGGCAATAAGGTTAATCTCAGAAAATTTAAGAACAGCTGTAGCAAATGGCGACGATTTTGAAGCAAGAGATAACATGGCTTATGCCCAATTCTTAGCTGGAATGGCGTTTAACAACGCAGGCCTTGGATTTGTACATGCTATGGCTCACCAGTTAGGTGGATTCTACGATCTACCTCACGGTGTTTGTAATGCAATCCTACTTCCACATGTAGAAAGCTTTAATTTGATTGCTAGCCCAGAGAGATTCAAAAATATTGCAGAAGCTATGGGAGAAAACGTTGAAGGTCTATCAGACAGAGAAGCAGCTGAAGTAGCCCTAGAAGCCATAAAAACCCTTTCAGTTGATATAGGAATCCCCGAAGGTCTTGAAGAGTTAGGAGTAAAAGAAAAAGACGTTCAGATCATGGCAGAAAATGCTATGAAAGACGTCTGCAGCCTTGCTAACCCCAGAAAAGCTAAGCTTGAAGATATCGTAGAAATATTTAAAGGCGCTATCTAA